A stretch of Tachyglossus aculeatus isolate mTacAcu1 chromosome 3, mTacAcu1.pri, whole genome shotgun sequence DNA encodes these proteins:
- the LOC119925851 gene encoding olfactory receptor 13A1-like — translation MVASNQTMVTEFILQSFTENPQLQALFFSLFLLLFVMALAGNVLIIAAIHVSTRLHLPMYFFLANLAILDIICTSSILPKVLQNLIAVKKTISYGGCMNQMFFFTWSLSSELLLFTAMAYDRYMAICQPLHYSKMVSKTVCIGLAAFVWSVGGLNSVLLTGLVLRLSFCGPNFITHFFCEIPPVLLLSCTPTYWNDIMTIMADMFLAGLNFFLTMVSYSFIIASIMKIRTSEGKKRAFSTCSSHLTVVTLYYSTVLYTYIRPVLGTSGFLDKLVSVLYTVLTPTLNPLIYTLRNKDVKVALKKLFPFPPS, via the coding sequence ATGGTAGCCTCAAACCAGACGATGGTGACAGAGTTCATCTTACAGAGTTTCACCGAAAACCCTCAGCTTCAGGCTCTCTTCTTTagcctcttcctgcttctcttcgTAATGGCTCTCGCGGGAAATGTCCTCATCATCGCGGCTATCCACGTCAGCACCAGACTCCACCtgcccatgtattttttcctggCCAACCTGGCCATTCTCGATATCATCTGCACTTCGTCAATTCTCCCCAAAGTTCTGCAGAACCTGATCGCGgtgaagaaaaccatctcctatGGTGGCTGTATGAATCAAATGTTCTTCTTCACTTGGTCCCTGAGTTCAGAGCTGCTTCTCTTCACGgcgatggcctatgaccgctataTGGCTATTTGCCAGCCTTTGCACTACAGCAAGATGGTGAGCAAGACAGTGTGCATTGGTTTGGCTGCCTTTGTGTGGAGTGTTGGCGGGCTCAACTCTGTACTCCTCACGGGTCTGGTCCTCAGATTATCCTTCTGTGGGCCCAACTTCATCACTCACTTCTTCTGCGAAATCCCCCCAGTACTGCTGCTTTCTTGTACCCCAACCTACTGGAATGACATCATGACCATCATGGCAGATATGTTCCTGGCCGGCCTGAATTTCTTCCTCACCATGGTATCCTACAGCTTCATCATAGCCAGCATCATGAAGATCCGCACCAgcgagggaaagaagagagcatTCTCCACATGCTCCTCCCATCTCACCGTGGTGACCCTCTATTACTCCACTGTGCTTTATACTTACATCCGTCCAGTTCTGGGGACCTCGGGATTTCTGGACAAATTGGTGTCAGTATTGTACACGGTCTTGACTCCgacactgaaccccctcatctacacactGAGAAATAAAGATGTCAAAGTGGCGTTAAAGAAACTCTTCCCATTTCCACCGTCTTAG